In one Thermosipho ferrireducens genomic region, the following are encoded:
- a CDS encoding alpha-amylase family glycosyl hydrolase, with product MKKFLFLVILLLLTAIIFGNWQDKVLYFIMIDRFNDGNVSNNDQGMNEYNPGDGAKYSGGDLEGILQKLEYIKGMGFDGIWITPPVANQWWDPWVHYGGYHGYWARDFKKVDEHFGDLEIYKKLSEELHRNNMVLIQDIVVNHVGNYFRFKNGKFELNTGSVPTNAPTQYPFNLNDYTKPEVRKKAIYHWTPDINDFSDKNQKLNYQLSGLDDLNTENPEVRKALKDSYKYWIKQVGVDGFRVDTAMYVPKDFWKDFFLSKDGIYAQKDNFISFGEVWLTSKPMDDSAEKEIETYFDTGFNAMLDFPLNEEIKRVIKGGQPTQYLAYRIERRNETLKKGLLVTFIDNHDMERFGKGTIPVVTKMALTVLMTLPGMPVVYYGTEQYFEETRASMFENGWGSGGINHFDKTSDMYKFISELISFRKKHTATRYGKVKALIYEERGAGVLAYSLEDDNEKLVVVLNTAEDVKIAKIKTEFEAGTVLTPIFNVKGKTTKLVVKGNGELITTIPGKSVTVYEVSNEKRSVRTSNLFVKVNLKDGMSIDDKFVLTGETNAKYVYIYLDRKYNNKIKLEVKDGKFEYVIDPLRFDPGKHILLIKARGKSLKDVLYTDEISFLVSLEVRDLAFVIDPKDDDHGPKGTYVYPTDPTFKRQMDILGARVQAIGPTLVIYIKPREITKSWSPIHGFDHVTYQIFLDNPEKEGAKYLPFQNYKIDDWDYEIFVTGWSSALYSAKNADKNQFGTQVGSPELIVEDGWIKIIVKGDNLGNPEDYSGWKIYITSWDYDGVESRFRPISKEPKAYVFGGGNNTDPYIMDDLWIEIQE from the coding sequence ATGAAAAAATTTTTGTTTTTGGTGATTCTGTTACTTTTAACTGCAATTATCTTTGGTAATTGGCAGGACAAGGTACTATATTTTATAATGATTGATAGGTTTAACGATGGAAACGTTTCTAACAATGATCAGGGGATGAATGAGTATAATCCAGGGGATGGGGCAAAATACAGTGGAGGTGATTTAGAAGGAATATTGCAGAAGCTGGAATATATAAAGGGAATGGGGTTTGATGGAATCTGGATTACTCCGCCAGTTGCGAACCAGTGGTGGGATCCCTGGGTACATTATGGGGGATATCACGGATATTGGGCGCGTGATTTTAAAAAAGTAGATGAACATTTTGGAGATTTAGAAATTTATAAAAAGCTTTCAGAGGAATTACATAGAAATAATATGGTCTTGATTCAAGACATTGTGGTTAATCATGTGGGAAATTATTTTAGGTTTAAGAATGGAAAATTTGAGTTGAATACTGGAAGTGTTCCCACAAATGCTCCAACTCAATACCCTTTTAATTTAAATGATTATACCAAACCCGAAGTGAGAAAGAAAGCAATTTATCACTGGACACCTGATATTAATGACTTTTCGGATAAAAATCAAAAACTTAATTATCAACTTTCCGGTCTTGATGATTTAAATACAGAAAATCCTGAGGTAAGAAAAGCTTTAAAAGATTCTTATAAATACTGGATTAAACAGGTAGGAGTAGATGGATTTAGAGTTGATACCGCAATGTATGTACCAAAAGATTTCTGGAAAGATTTCTTTTTAAGTAAAGATGGAATATATGCACAAAAAGATAATTTTATTTCTTTTGGAGAAGTCTGGTTGACGTCAAAACCAATGGATGACTCTGCGGAAAAGGAAATAGAAACGTACTTTGATACAGGCTTTAATGCTATGCTCGATTTTCCGTTGAATGAAGAAATAAAGAGGGTAATAAAAGGAGGACAACCGACACAATACCTTGCATATAGAATTGAACGCAGAAATGAAACTTTAAAAAAAGGGTTGTTGGTAACATTTATAGATAATCATGATATGGAGCGTTTTGGTAAAGGAACAATTCCCGTAGTTACAAAGATGGCTTTAACGGTTTTAATGACGTTACCAGGAATGCCTGTTGTGTATTATGGAACGGAGCAATATTTTGAAGAGACAAGAGCTTCCATGTTTGAAAACGGATGGGGTTCAGGAGGAATAAACCATTTTGATAAAACCAGTGATATGTACAAATTTATTTCTGAACTGATATCGTTTAGAAAAAAACATACAGCAACAAGATATGGAAAAGTAAAAGCATTGATTTACGAAGAACGTGGAGCAGGTGTTTTAGCATATTCTTTAGAAGATGATAATGAAAAACTTGTTGTTGTATTAAACACAGCTGAAGATGTAAAAATCGCCAAAATAAAGACAGAATTTGAAGCCGGTACAGTGCTAACTCCAATATTCAATGTGAAAGGAAAAACAACAAAACTTGTTGTAAAAGGAAACGGAGAATTGATTACTACTATACCTGGAAAAAGTGTAACAGTGTATGAAGTTTCAAATGAAAAAAGATCTGTAAGAACGAGTAATCTGTTTGTGAAAGTCAATTTAAAAGATGGAATGTCAATAGATGATAAATTTGTTTTAACTGGAGAAACAAATGCAAAATATGTTTATATATATCTTGATAGAAAGTATAATAACAAAATAAAATTAGAGGTAAAGGATGGAAAATTTGAATATGTTATAGATCCATTGCGATTTGATCCCGGAAAGCATATTCTGCTCATAAAAGCCAGAGGAAAGTCTTTGAAAGACGTACTTTACACTGATGAGATAAGTTTTTTAGTAAGTCTTGAAGTAAGAGATTTAGCATTTGTCATTGACCCAAAAGATGATGATCATGGGCCAAAGGGGACATATGTGTATCCTACCGATCCGACTTTTAAGAGGCAAATGGATATACTGGGAGCCAGAGTTCAGGCGATAGGTCCTACATTGGTAATTTATATAAAGCCAAGGGAAATAACAAAAAGCTGGAGTCCAATACATGGTTTTGATCACGTAACATATCAAATATTTCTGGATAACCCTGAAAAAGAAGGTGCCAAATACTTACCATTTCAGAATTATAAAATAGATGATTGGGATTACGAAATATTTGTAACTGGATGGTCATCCGCTTTATATTCAGCAAAGAATGCAGATAAAAATCAATTCGGTACACAAGTAGGTTCTCCAGAATTGATTGTTGAAGATGGCTGGATAAAGATAATAGTTAAAGGAGATAATCTTGGAAATCCTGAAGATTATTCTGGATGGAAAATATACATAACAAGCTGGGATTATGATGGAGTAGAATCCAGGTTTAGACCGATATCTAAAGAACCAAAAGCGTACGTTTTTGGTGGGGGAAATAATACTGATCCATATATTATGGATGATCTCTGGATAGAAATTCAGGAATAA
- a CDS encoding PPC domain-containing DNA-binding protein, producing the protein MHFYLDFYMSGIGMMREFNLGWFNVNTKEYEKDFFKEPYELLTMSGNISLKDNGIFPHIHVSFSGYDKKVIGGHLFSGTVCNTVELFIEKLNIELYRKQGEYFRPLIFK; encoded by the coding sequence ATGCATTTTTATCTTGACTTTTACATGAGTGGTATAGGTATGATGAGAGAATTTAATCTTGGGTGGTTTAACGTTAATACAAAAGAATATGAGAAAGATTTTTTCAAGGAACCATATGAGCTATTAACTATGAGTGGAAACATTTCTTTGAAAGACAATGGAATTTTTCCACATATTCATGTTTCATTTTCAGGATATGATAAAAAAGTAATAGGAGGGCATCTGTTCAGTGGTACCGTTTGCAATACAGTGGAACTGTTCATAGAAAAATTAAATATAGAACTTTACAGAAAGCAAGGCGAATATTTTAGGCCGTTGATTTTCAAATAA
- the istB gene encoding IS21-like element helper ATPase IstB, which produces MNVYIKLQNNLEELNLVNMKNNLDKYITLINNEEKSIVEALYELSELELKAKRKRAIASMVKVANFPFLKGIEDFDFDFQPGINKQQILDLKSLRFVENNENILFVGTPGVGKTHLAVSLGIECAKHRYSTYFIHFQELIAQLKKALKENRLEVRLKHFAKYKVLIIDEIGYLPIDKDGANIFFQLISKRYEKHSTIITTNTPFSEWSEIFGSPVLAQAILDRLLHHSHVISIKGESYRLKEKLEFFSNSSKQ; this is translated from the coding sequence ATGAATGTTTATATAAAATTACAAAACAATCTGGAAGAATTGAATCTGGTAAATATGAAAAATAATCTGGATAAATATATAACCCTTATAAATAATGAAGAAAAAAGCATAGTAGAAGCATTATATGAATTAAGTGAATTAGAGTTAAAAGCAAAGAGAAAAAGAGCTATTGCTTCAATGGTAAAAGTTGCTAATTTTCCTTTTTTGAAAGGAATAGAAGATTTTGACTTTGATTTTCAACCTGGAATAAATAAACAACAAATCTTAGATTTAAAAAGCTTAAGATTTGTGGAAAATAATGAAAATATATTATTTGTAGGTACTCCAGGAGTTGGTAAAACGCATCTTGCTGTTTCATTGGGAATTGAATGTGCAAAACATAGATACTCAACATATTTTATACATTTTCAAGAATTAATAGCTCAATTGAAAAAGGCTTTAAAAGAAAATAGATTAGAAGTAAGACTAAAACATTTTGCAAAATACAAAGTATTAATAATAGATGAAATAGGATATTTACCAATAGATAAAGATGGTGCAAATATATTCTTCCAGTTAATCTCAAAAAGATATGAAAAACATTCAACGATAATAACAACCAATACACCGTTTTCAGAGTGGAGTGAAATATTTGGATCCCCTGTCCTGGCTCAAGCAATCCTGGATAGACTACTGCATCATTCCCACGTAATTTCAATTAAAGGTGAATCATATAGATTAAAGGAAAAACTCGAATTTTTCTCTAATTCTTCTAAGCAATAA
- the istA gene encoding IS21 family transposase, with protein MEKIKQHLQMLRGMNLKPNFSELARIYGIDRRTVKKYWEGYQGKPKTRNKPSKLDKYFEKIAMLMSIKGITIRAAYERLRDEEGDVIGTYSNFRKYVKRKGLRAEKNSKGHPRFETLPGIQAQVDWKENMRLHSKSGEEFVVNVFNYKLGYSRYCYFEYRQSKTQQDIFECLINAFKATGGVPQEILFDNMKSVVDITENGRKINNKMKAFAKDFGFKIKLCKPKHSYTKGKVESANKFLNWLLAYNYAFESEEELKDIIRRINKKVNTRINQATNVPPLLLFQKEKEYLFPLPKRHIIESYVDYSVKVKVQKDSLIYYKGNKYSVPPEYIGKIVNLKINENYIYVYYITELIAVHEITGKKINYLNNHYMALMRKHIKSGEELKEVCENNLKNLDKFLQEGNV; from the coding sequence ATGGAGAAAATCAAACAACATTTGCAAATGTTAAGGGGGATGAATTTGAAACCTAACTTTTCTGAACTAGCAAGGATATATGGGATAGATAGAAGAACTGTAAAGAAGTATTGGGAAGGTTATCAGGGAAAGCCTAAAACTAGAAACAAACCCAGTAAGCTGGATAAATATTTTGAAAAAATAGCGATGTTAATGTCAATTAAAGGAATTACAATTAGAGCGGCATATGAAAGATTGAGAGATGAAGAAGGAGATGTAATTGGAACATATTCGAACTTTAGGAAATATGTAAAAAGGAAGGGGTTGAGAGCTGAGAAGAATTCTAAAGGACATCCGAGGTTTGAAACTTTACCTGGTATTCAAGCTCAAGTGGATTGGAAAGAAAATATGAGATTACATTCAAAAAGTGGTGAAGAATTTGTAGTAAATGTATTTAATTACAAATTGGGATATTCAAGATACTGTTACTTTGAATACAGACAAAGCAAAACACAACAAGATATTTTTGAATGTTTAATCAACGCATTTAAAGCTACAGGTGGTGTTCCTCAAGAAATACTATTCGACAATATGAAATCTGTTGTAGATATTACCGAAAACGGTAGAAAAATAAACAACAAGATGAAAGCTTTTGCGAAAGATTTTGGGTTTAAAATTAAATTATGTAAGCCAAAGCACTCATATACCAAAGGGAAAGTAGAATCAGCAAATAAATTTTTAAATTGGTTATTAGCATATAATTACGCTTTTGAAAGTGAGGAAGAATTAAAGGATATAATCAGAAGGATAAATAAAAAAGTCAACACACGAATAAATCAAGCAACTAATGTTCCACCACTGTTGTTGTTTCAAAAAGAAAAGGAGTATTTATTCCCACTACCAAAAAGACATATCATTGAATCATATGTAGATTATTCTGTCAAAGTTAAAGTCCAAAAAGATTCATTGATATACTACAAAGGGAATAAATACTCCGTTCCACCAGAATACATAGGAAAAATAGTTAATTTAAAAATCAATGAGAACTACATCTATGTGTATTATATCACAGAGTTAATAGCAGTACACGAAATAACAGGTAAAAAAATTAATTATCTTAATAACCATTATATGGCATTAATGAGAAAGCATATAAAAAGCGGCGAAGAATTAAAAGAAGTATGTGAGAATAATTTAAAAAATCTGGATAAATTCTTGCAGGAGGGAAATGTATGA
- a CDS encoding DNA-binding protein codes for MVYTFKDNILFVRFDDGEDFFETLVKVLKEVDLKSGVVMSV; via the coding sequence ATGGTTTATACATTTAAAGATAATATCCTTTTTGTAAGATTTGATGATGGAGAGGATTTCTTTGAAACGCTGGTAAAGGTTTTAAAAGAAGTTGATTTAAAATCTGGAGTTGTAATGAGTGTGTAA
- a CDS encoding cupin domain-containing protein: protein MINVYSYRGKEPILSNEKVVGTRFFENDSIQMVHIKLKPEALLHAHKSDVDAILYVLSGIVEVEINGELARLEKNEMIEFPKNILHSVKNVGSDEAEVLVIKILG from the coding sequence ATGATAAATGTTTATTCTTACAGGGGTAAAGAACCAATTTTAAGTAATGAAAAAGTCGTTGGTACGAGGTTTTTTGAGAATGATTCTATTCAAATGGTTCACATAAAATTGAAACCTGAAGCTCTTTTGCATGCTCACAAGAGCGATGTTGATGCAATACTTTATGTTTTATCCGGGATTGTAGAGGTGGAAATTAATGGTGAACTTGCAAGATTAGAAAAAAATGAAATGATTGAATTTCCTAAAAATATTTTGCACAGTGTAAAAAATGTTGGTAGTGATGAAGCAGAGGTGCTTGTGATAAAGATACTTGGATAA
- a CDS encoding nitroreductase family protein — MIFELAKNRKTIRKFKKDNPPIEDLIYAIECAKEAPSGMNSQPWIFVIIRNEKLKRKIREICERNEKSFYQTAKGPLKEFLLKNNINWKKEFLTQAPYLIAAFSYIKAPFAKESLWISIGYILLALEEKGLSTVTYTPSDPKEISKILNTPAEYKLEVILPVGYSADNKKKCKRKNVNEIIFFDNFVGGE, encoded by the coding sequence GTGATTTTTGAGCTTGCAAAAAATAGAAAAACTATCAGAAAGTTTAAAAAAGATAACCCTCCAATCGAAGATTTGATATACGCTATTGAATGCGCAAAAGAAGCGCCATCTGGAATGAACTCTCAGCCATGGATTTTTGTTATTATTAGAAATGAAAAACTAAAGCGAAAAATTAGAGAAATATGCGAAAGAAATGAAAAAAGTTTTTATCAAACTGCGAAAGGACCACTCAAAGAGTTTCTTTTAAAGAACAATATTAACTGGAAAAAAGAATTTTTGACACAAGCTCCATACCTTATCGCAGCATTTTCATATATAAAAGCTCCATTTGCAAAAGAATCGCTATGGATCTCTATAGGCTATATTTTATTAGCTCTTGAAGAAAAGGGATTATCCACAGTAACATATACTCCTTCAGATCCGAAAGAAATTTCAAAAATTTTAAATACACCAGCAGAATACAAACTTGAAGTTATATTACCAGTAGGATATTCAGCAGATAACAAAAAAAAATGTAAAAGAAAAAATGTTAATGAAATTATCTTTTTTGATAACTTTGTTGGAGGTGAATAA
- a CDS encoding HAD family hydrolase, which translates to MYIFVDYDGTLVKTPEEDFTKLYFYELSKKSGISPEHIATLVMGTIKEMAQNQDGQKTLYEDFVERLIKKDTRGRKYWIELFEDFYNNEFLKIKKFIQPNHELIDSIKQTTRQIIFASNPLFPKIAVEKRIGFVGLTPQNFVYIAYMENSHYFKPNPKFFDEILKKLNLNPSECIMIGDSEADMASEKVGIKFIHVSNVEEWKKYF; encoded by the coding sequence ATGTATATTTTTGTGGATTATGATGGAACTTTAGTAAAAACCCCTGAGGAAGATTTTACCAAACTATACTTCTACGAACTAAGTAAAAAGTCCGGTATTTCTCCTGAACATATTGCAACACTTGTTATGGGAACTATAAAAGAAATGGCTCAAAATCAGGATGGTCAAAAAACACTATATGAAGATTTCGTTGAACGTCTCATAAAAAAAGATACACGTGGGAGAAAATACTGGATAGAGCTCTTTGAAGACTTTTATAATAATGAATTTTTAAAAATCAAAAAATTTATACAACCAAATCACGAGCTAATCGATTCAATTAAACAAACAACACGACAAATTATTTTCGCTTCCAATCCATTGTTCCCAAAAATAGCTGTGGAAAAACGAATTGGTTTTGTAGGCCTCACTCCTCAAAACTTTGTATACATCGCCTACATGGAAAACTCCCACTATTTCAAACCAAATCCAAAGTTTTTCGATGAAATACTTAAAAAGTTAAACTTAAATCCATCAGAGTGTATAATGATAGGAGATTCTGAAGCAGATATGGCATCTGAAAAAGTTGGAATCAAATTTATTCATGTCTCAAACGTTGAAGAATGGAAAAAATACTTTTAA
- a CDS encoding methyl-accepting chemotaxis protein has translation MKSIVSKFIVILLIVITVIVTVVFFSSYFGLERVFEKYLMRGFVDSVYTVLEKLYEAESKGEISKAQVKQEIISFLEKFRYENGKNYVWINDTNGNIIYHPSIKGNQLNLQDKQGKYIIKDLINVVVKNGEGTIEYYWTKLNDTKLYKKISYGKLFKPYNWIIATGIYSSDLKAAANQVLIPIMYTTLAASIIVISVIFFLGKNIRKETKEIEDFIESVASGNLTEDLHVKRNDEFGRITLHIKEMTKKLRENIQSIQTTSELLEDHSKKLSKSSLELSSVGETTNDKVSEINENIQNISASVEEINSSTEEVASSIQLISNVVQELLKNSNMVLDAASKGKEILLKVDSMVEKNAEMASKTQNIVEELIKRTKNIGEVIQTINTISEQTNLLALNAAIEAARAGEAGKGFAVVADEIRKLAEDSKTATQNIIDILEEVQEYTKMTSDFSQQTVENTLETRNKSSEAEKEFLNIISEIENIVKMVDDLSATTQEQSAAAEEISTAINSAAKAITSVAEDINEIVSLTKKQYNFSNTVDTAAKELLKLSTSLAEIAHKFKT, from the coding sequence ATGAAAAGTATAGTAAGTAAATTCATAGTAATTCTTTTAATAGTGATAACTGTGATCGTAACTGTGGTCTTTTTCTCAAGTTATTTTGGTCTGGAACGTGTATTTGAAAAGTACCTGATGAGAGGATTTGTCGACTCTGTTTATACTGTTCTGGAAAAACTTTATGAAGCTGAATCAAAGGGTGAAATCTCAAAAGCACAGGTTAAACAGGAGATTATCTCATTTTTAGAAAAATTTAGATATGAAAATGGGAAAAATTATGTATGGATAAATGACACCAATGGAAATATTATTTATCATCCTTCGATTAAAGGCAATCAATTAAACCTTCAGGATAAACAGGGAAAATATATAATTAAAGATCTTATCAATGTTGTGGTAAAAAATGGTGAAGGTACAATAGAATATTACTGGACAAAATTAAATGATACAAAGTTATATAAAAAAATATCTTATGGAAAACTATTCAAACCCTACAACTGGATAATTGCCACGGGTATTTACTCAAGTGATTTGAAAGCTGCTGCCAATCAAGTACTTATCCCTATTATGTACACAACCCTGGCAGCTTCCATAATAGTAATAAGTGTAATATTCTTCCTGGGAAAAAATATTAGAAAAGAAACAAAGGAAATAGAAGATTTTATAGAAAGTGTCGCATCTGGCAATTTAACAGAAGATTTACACGTAAAACGTAACGATGAATTTGGAAGAATAACTCTCCACATCAAAGAAATGACCAAAAAATTAAGGGAGAATATTCAAAGCATACAAACAACTTCAGAATTATTAGAAGATCATTCAAAAAAGCTTTCAAAATCTTCTCTGGAACTGTCTTCAGTAGGGGAGACAACAAATGATAAAGTATCAGAAATAAATGAAAATATTCAAAACATTTCTGCATCAGTAGAAGAAATTAATTCTTCGACTGAAGAAGTTGCCTCAAGCATACAGTTAATATCAAACGTAGTTCAAGAATTGTTGAAAAATTCTAATATGGTGTTGGATGCTGCATCCAAAGGTAAGGAAATTCTCCTCAAAGTAGATTCAATGGTGGAGAAAAACGCAGAAATGGCATCTAAAACTCAGAATATAGTAGAAGAATTAATAAAAAGGACAAAAAATATTGGTGAAGTTATCCAGACCATAAATACTATTTCTGAGCAAACTAATTTGCTGGCTTTAAACGCAGCTATAGAAGCTGCAAGAGCCGGGGAAGCTGGAAAAGGCTTTGCAGTAGTAGCAGACGAGATTAGAAAATTAGCTGAAGATAGTAAAACAGCCACGCAAAACATTATAGACATACTTGAAGAAGTTCAAGAATACACAAAAATGACCTCTGACTTTTCACAACAAACTGTGGAAAATACTCTGGAAACAAGAAACAAATCTTCAGAAGCAGAGAAAGAATTCTTAAATATAATTTCTGAAATAGAAAACATTGTAAAAATGGTAGACGATTTATCGGCTACTACACAGGAACAAAGTGCGGCTGCTGAGGAAATATCAACAGCTATTAACTCAGCTGCAAAAGCAATAACCAGTGTTGCAGAAGATATAAACGAAATAGTCTCATTAACAAAGAAACAATACAACTTCTCAAATACGGTAGACACAGCGGCAAAAGAACTATTAAAATTATCAACGTCACTGGCTGAAATAGCCCACAAATTTAAAACATAA
- the argF gene encoding ornithine carbamoyltransferase yields MGMNLKGRSLLTLLDFTPDEIGYLLEISKTCKADSRSGIIHQRFVGKTLAMIFEKRSTRTRVAFETAFGEEGGHPLFLSVQDIQLGAKESIEDTARVLGRMVDAIMFRGFKQETVEILAKYSGVPVYNALTDLYHPTQVLADLMTIEENFGKLRGIKMVFMGDGRNNMANSLMIGSAKMGLHYVICSPKELRPEGKLVEKCLEVAKDTGAVIEFTDNVDEAVKGADVIYTDVWASMGEESKAEERRRLLSPYQVNENVMKKTGKRETIFMHCLPAVKGEEVTFEVIEGNQSRVWDEAENRKHTIKAVMLATI; encoded by the coding sequence ATGGGAATGAATTTAAAGGGGCGTTCTTTACTTACACTTCTTGATTTTACTCCAGATGAAATAGGATATCTTTTGGAGATATCAAAAACCTGTAAGGCAGACAGTCGTTCCGGGATAATCCACCAGCGATTTGTTGGTAAAACTCTTGCTATGATATTTGAAAAACGCTCTACAAGGACAAGGGTGGCTTTTGAGACAGCTTTTGGTGAGGAAGGGGGGCATCCTTTATTCCTCTCTGTCCAGGACATTCAACTTGGTGCGAAAGAATCAATTGAAGACACAGCAAGGGTTCTTGGAAGAATGGTAGATGCTATAATGTTCAGAGGGTTTAAACAGGAAACAGTAGAAATTCTTGCAAAGTATTCAGGAGTTCCTGTTTATAACGCTTTAACGGACCTTTATCACCCCACTCAGGTTCTGGCTGATCTTATGACAATAGAGGAAAATTTTGGCAAACTCCGTGGAATAAAGATGGTTTTTATGGGTGATGGTAGAAACAATATGGCGAACTCGTTAATGATAGGTTCGGCAAAAATGGGCCTTCATTATGTGATTTGTTCTCCAAAAGAGTTAAGGCCAGAAGGAAAACTCGTGGAAAAGTGTCTTGAAGTTGCAAAAGACACGGGTGCAGTAATTGAGTTTACTGACAATGTGGATGAAGCGGTAAAAGGTGCAGATGTAATTTATACAGATGTATGGGCATCAATGGGGGAAGAGAGTAAAGCAGAAGAAAGAAGAAGATTACTTTCTCCTTATCAGGTAAACGAAAATGTGATGAAAAAAACAGGGAAAAGAGAGACAATATTCATGCACTGCCTCCCCGCTGTGAAAGGTGAAGAAGTAACATTTGAAGTTATTGAGGGCAACCAGAGTAGAGTGTGGGATGAAGCAGAGAACAGAAAACATACTATAAAAGCCGTTATGCTTGCAACAATTTAA
- a CDS encoding cyclic 2,3-diphosphoglycerate synthase, with product MAKKKVIIMGAAGRDFHNFNTYFRDNPDYEVVAFTATQIPDIEGRVYPAELAGELYPNGIPIEPEEKLVELIKKYEVDEVILAYSDLPHQYVMEKAETVLSAGADFKLMGPGNTMVESTKPVISICAIRTGCGKSQTTRRVLDILRAFGKKVISIRHPMPYGNLVEQKVQRFADYADLDKYKCTIEEREEYEPHIDRKSVIYAGVDYEAILRAAEAENPDIILWDGGNNDFPFYKTDLLITVVDPHRAGHEIAYYPGMANLLMADVIVINKEETANIEGIEIVRKNIEKWNPNAIVVDASSPIFVEDPEAIKGKRVLVVEDGPTLTHGEMRYGAGYVAAKKFGAAEIIDPRPYAVGSIIDTYKKYNHLDRILPAMGYGEKQMKELEETINRAEADLVIIGTPIDLRRVTNLNKPAVRVTYELQEIGKPNLEDILKEFLQKKGLL from the coding sequence ATGGCAAAGAAAAAAGTTATTATAATGGGAGCAGCTGGACGAGATTTTCATAATTTCAATACGTATTTTAGAGACAATCCTGATTATGAGGTAGTTGCATTTACCGCCACACAAATTCCAGATATTGAAGGACGAGTTTATCCAGCGGAACTTGCTGGAGAACTTTATCCAAACGGAATTCCTATTGAACCTGAGGAAAAGCTCGTAGAACTTATCAAAAAATATGAAGTTGATGAAGTAATACTTGCTTATAGTGACCTTCCTCATCAGTATGTGATGGAAAAAGCTGAAACGGTTCTATCTGCTGGGGCTGATTTTAAATTAATGGGTCCAGGAAACACAATGGTTGAGTCCACCAAACCTGTAATTTCCATATGTGCCATAAGAACTGGTTGTGGAAAGAGTCAGACAACAAGAAGAGTTCTCGACATTTTGAGAGCTTTTGGAAAGAAGGTTATTTCAATAAGACATCCTATGCCATATGGAAATCTTGTTGAGCAAAAAGTTCAAAGATTTGCAGACTATGCTGATCTCGACAAGTACAAATGTACAATCGAAGAAAGAGAAGAATATGAACCTCATATAGACAGAAAAAGTGTAATTTATGCAGGTGTTGACTACGAAGCAATATTAAGAGCTGCAGAAGCAGAGAATCCGGATATTATACTCTGGGATGGTGGAAATAATGACTTCCCATTCTACAAAACGGATTTACTTATAACAGTTGTAGATCCACACAGGGCAGGTCATGAAATAGCGTATTATCCAGGAATGGCAAATCTTTTAATGGCCGATGTAATAGTTATAAACAAAGAAGAAACAGCTAATATTGAAGGAATAGAGATTGTAAGAAAGAACATAGAAAAATGGAACCCGAATGCTATAGTGGTTGATGCATCTTCACCTATTTTTGTAGAAGATCCAGAAGCAATTAAAGGCAAAAGAGTATTGGTTGTTGAAGATGGACCAACGCTAACACATGGTGAAATGAGATATGGTGCGGGATATGTTGCAGCGAAAAAGTTTGGAGCAGCTGAAATTATTGATCCAAGACCATACGCTGTAGGTTCAATAATTGATACATATAAGAAATATAACCATCTTGATAGAATACTTCCTGCAATGGGTTATGGTGAAAAACAGATGAAAGAACTCGAGGAGACCATAAATAGAGCAGAAGCTGATCTTGTTATCATTGGCACGCCTATTGATTTAAGAAGGGTAACCAACCTTAATAAACCGGCTGTCAGAGTAACTTATGAACTTCAGGAAATTGGTAAACCAAATCTTGAAGATATTTTGAAAGAATTTTTGCAAAAGAAAGGACTTTTATGA